Proteins encoded by one window of Manihot esculenta cultivar AM560-2 chromosome 10, M.esculenta_v8, whole genome shotgun sequence:
- the LOC110625078 gene encoding probable RNA-binding protein EIF1AD isoform X1 produces the protein MKGGRKNLKRATEEYNLTLEDGQSITQVVSLRGSNLIEVMDAKGEKSLALFPAKFQKSMWIKRGSFVVVDERGKEKALESGSKVACIVSQVLFYEQVRALQRSPEWPEIFKSTTLDDSNGSCKNTSQQEDDELDASDDDGLPPLEANMNRIKPPELQSDAESDSGSETDS, from the exons ATGAAAGGTGGAAGGAAGAATCTGAAGAGGGCAACAGAGGAATATAACTTAACACTTGAAGATGGCCAAAGCATCACACAAGTGGTGTCTCTTAGAGGTTCCAATCTCATTGAG GTAATGGATGCAAAAGGTGAGAAGTCACTGGCATTGTTTCCAGCTAAGTTCCAGAAGAGCATGTGGATAAAACGAG ggagttttgttgttgttgatgaAAGGGGAAAGGAAAAGGCTTTAGAGTCAGGTAGCAAGGTGGCATGTATAGTTTCTCAAGTTCTCTTTTATGAACAAGTTCGAGCACTTCAGAGATCTCCTGAATG GCCAGAAATTTTCAAGTCCACCACATTGGATGATTCTAATGGGAGTTGCAAGAACACCTCGCAACAAGAAGATGATGAGCTTGATGCAAGTGATGATGATGGACTGCCCCCATTAGAAGCCAATATGAACAGAATCAAGCCACCAGAGCTCCAATCGGATGCAGAATCAGATTCAGGATCGGAAACagattcataa
- the LOC110625078 gene encoding probable RNA-binding protein EIF1AD isoform X2 — protein sequence MAKASHKWCLLEVMDAKGEKSLALFPAKFQKSMWIKRGSFVVVDERGKEKALESGSKVACIVSQVLFYEQVRALQRSPEWPEIFKSTTLDDSNGSCKNTSQQEDDELDASDDDGLPPLEANMNRIKPPELQSDAESDSGSETDS from the exons ATGGCCAAAGCATCACACAAGTGGTGTCTCTTAGAG GTAATGGATGCAAAAGGTGAGAAGTCACTGGCATTGTTTCCAGCTAAGTTCCAGAAGAGCATGTGGATAAAACGAG ggagttttgttgttgttgatgaAAGGGGAAAGGAAAAGGCTTTAGAGTCAGGTAGCAAGGTGGCATGTATAGTTTCTCAAGTTCTCTTTTATGAACAAGTTCGAGCACTTCAGAGATCTCCTGAATG GCCAGAAATTTTCAAGTCCACCACATTGGATGATTCTAATGGGAGTTGCAAGAACACCTCGCAACAAGAAGATGATGAGCTTGATGCAAGTGATGATGATGGACTGCCCCCATTAGAAGCCAATATGAACAGAATCAAGCCACCAGAGCTCCAATCGGATGCAGAATCAGATTCAGGATCGGAAACagattcataa
- the LOC110625078 gene encoding probable RNA-binding protein EIF1AD isoform X3: MDAKGEKSLALFPAKFQKSMWIKRGSFVVVDERGKEKALESGSKVACIVSQVLFYEQVRALQRSPEWPEIFKSTTLDDSNGSCKNTSQQEDDELDASDDDGLPPLEANMNRIKPPELQSDAESDSGSETDS; encoded by the exons ATGGATGCAAAAGGTGAGAAGTCACTGGCATTGTTTCCAGCTAAGTTCCAGAAGAGCATGTGGATAAAACGAG ggagttttgttgttgttgatgaAAGGGGAAAGGAAAAGGCTTTAGAGTCAGGTAGCAAGGTGGCATGTATAGTTTCTCAAGTTCTCTTTTATGAACAAGTTCGAGCACTTCAGAGATCTCCTGAATG GCCAGAAATTTTCAAGTCCACCACATTGGATGATTCTAATGGGAGTTGCAAGAACACCTCGCAACAAGAAGATGATGAGCTTGATGCAAGTGATGATGATGGACTGCCCCCATTAGAAGCCAATATGAACAGAATCAAGCCACCAGAGCTCCAATCGGATGCAGAATCAGATTCAGGATCGGAAACagattcataa
- the LOC110624875 gene encoding chlorophyll a-b binding protein 6, chloroplastic — protein sequence MAANTLMSCGIATAFPSLLSSSKSKFATAIPLPSVNVSSRITMSADWMPGQPRPPYLDGSAPGDFGFDPLRLGEVPENLERFKESELIHCRWAMLAVPGILVPEALGLGNWVQAQEWAAVPGGQATYLGQPVPWGTLPTILVIEFLAIAFVEHQRSMEKDPEKRKYPGGAFDPLGYSKDPAKFHEYKVKEIKNGRLALLAFVGICVQQSAYPGTGPLENLATHLADPWHNNIGDIVIPRSLLP from the exons ATGGCCGCCAACACGTTGATGAGCTGTGGCATTGCCACTGCTTTCCCTTCTCTTCTCTCCTCTTCTAAGTCCAAATTCGCCACTGCAATCCCTCTTCCTAGCGTCAATGTCTCCTCTCGTATCACCATGTCTGCTGATTGGATGCCTGGCCAGCCCCGCCCTCCTTATCTCGATGGCTCCGCTCCTGG TGACTTTGGGTTCGACCCACTTCGTCTAGGTGAGGTCCCTGAGAATCTTGAGAGATTTAAGGAGTCTGAACTCATTCACTGCAGATGGGCTATGCTTGCTGTT CCTGGAATCCTAGTGCCAGAGGCCTTGGGGTTAGGCAACTGGGTGCAGGCACAAGAGTGGGCTGCAGTTCCTGGTGGACAAGCTACCTACTTGGGTCAACCAGTTCCATGGGGAACCCTCCCAACCATTTTAGTCATCGAGTTCCTTGCCATTGCCTTCGTTGAGCACCAACGCAGCATGGAGAAAGATCCTGAGAAGAGGAAGTACCCTGGTGGTGCTTTTGATCCTTTGGGCTACTCCAAGGACCCTGCAAAGTTCCATGAATACAAGGTCAAGGAAATCAAGAATG GTCGTCTAGCACTATTGGCATTTGTGGGAATCTGTGTACAACAATCAGCATACCCAGGGACAGGACCATTGGAGAACTTGGCAACACACTTGGCAGATCCATGGCACAATAACATTGGGGATATTGTCATCCCTAGATCTCTTTTGCCTTGA
- the LOC110624874 gene encoding ethylene receptor: MESCNCVDPQWPPEELLMKYQYISDFFIALAYFSIPLELIYFVKKSAVFPYRWVLVQFGAFIVLCGATHLINLWTFTMHSRTVAIVMTVAKVLTAVVSCATALMLVHIIPDLLSVKTRELILKNKAAELDREMGLIRTQEETGRHVRMLTHEIRSTLDRHTILKTTLVELGRTLALEECALWMPTRTGLELQLSYTLRQQNPVGYTVPIHLPVVNKIFSSNRAVKISPNCPLARIRPFAGKYMPGEVVAVRVPLLHLSNFQINDWPELSTKRYALMVLMLPSDSARQWHAYELELVEVVADQVAVALSHAAILEESMRARDLLMEQNVALDLARREAETAIRARNDFLAVMNHEMRTPMHAIIALSSLLQETELAPEQRLMVETILKSSNLLATLINDVLDLSRLEDGSLQLDLGTFNLHSVFWEVLNLIKPIASVKRLAVTLNLAPDLPEYAIGDEKRLMQAILNVVGNAVKFSKEGNISITAFVAKPDSLRDLHFPDFFPVPSDNHFYLRVQVKDEGLGINPQDIPKLFTKFAQSQSLATRNSSGSGLGLAICKRFVNLMEGHIWIESEGLGKGCTAIFVVKLGILERSNESKLPFLPKMPPIHGQTTFAGLKVILMDDNGVSRTITKGLLVHLGCDVTTVSSSDECLRVVSQDHNVVFVDVCMPDGFEVAIRIHEKFTKRHERPLIVALTANTNKVTKENCMRVGMDGVILKPVSVDKMRGVLSDLLEHRVLFEAM, from the exons ATGGAATCTTGCAACTGTGTTGACCCACAATGGCCACCTGAGGAACTCTTGATGAAGTATCAATATATTTCAGATTTCTTCATTGCTCTTGCTTATTTCTCCATTCCTCTGGAGCTCATTTATTTTGTTAAGAAATCAGCAGTGTTTCCTTATAGATGGGTCCTTGTGCAGTTTGGTGCTTTTATAGTTCTATGTGGGGCAACACATCTTATTAATTTATGGACTTTTACCATGCATTCTCGAACAGTGGCAATAGTGATGACCGTGGCTAAAGTTTTGACTGCTGTAGTGTCTTGTGCAACTGCCCTTATGCTTGTGCACATAATTCCTGATCTTTTGAGTGTTAAAACTAGAGAACTGATTTTGAAAAACAAGGCTGCAGAACTTGATAGAGAGATGGGCCTGATCCGTACACAGGAAGAAACAGGCCGGCATGTTAGGATGTTAACTCATGAGATCAGGAGCACTCTTGATAGACACACCATACTAAAGACCACGCTTGTTGAACTGGGAAGGACATTGGCATTGGAAGAGTGTGCCTTGTGGATGCCCACTCGGACTGGATTAGAACTTCAACTTTCCTACACTCTTCGTCAGCAAAATCCTGTTGGCTATACTGTGCCTATCCATCTTCCTGTggttaataaaatattcagtagTAACCGTGCTGTAAAGATATCACCTAACTGTCCACTGGCAAGAATACGGCCTTTTGCAGGAAAGTATATGCCTGGAGAGGTGGTTGCTGTTCGAGTTCCACTTCTTCACCTCTCTAATTTCCAAATCAATGATTGGCCTGAGCTTTCTACCAAACGCTATGCTTTAATGGTTTTAATGCTTCCCTCGGATAGTGCAAGACAGTGGCATGCTTACGAGTTGGAGCTTGTTGAAGTAGTTGCTGATCAG GTGGCTGTTGCTTTATCGCATGCTGCTATCTTAGAAGAGTCGATGAGGGCAAGGGATCTTCTTATGGAGCAGAATGTTGCGCTCGACCTTGCAAGGAGAGAAGCTGAAACAGCTATTCGTGCTCGCAATGATTTCTTAGCTGTCATGAACCATGAGATGAGAACTCCCATGCATGCAATTATTGCACTTTCTTCCTTACTGCAAGAAACTGAGCTGGCACCTGAACAGCGCCTGATGGTTGAGACAATTCTTAAGAGCAGTAACCTCTTGGCTACTCTAATAAATGATGTATTAGACCTTTCAAGGCTTGAAGATGGCAGCCTTCAACTTGACCTGGGAACTTTTAATCTTCACTCTGTATTCTGGGAG GTGCTTAACTTGATCAAGCCTATTGCATCTGTTAAAAGGTTGGCTGTTACATTAAATTTGGCTCCAGATTTGCCAGAATATGCCATTGGTGATGAGAAACGCCTTATGCAAgccattttaaatgttgttggTAATGCTGTGAAGTTCTCGAAAGAAGGCAACATCTCGATCACAGCTTTTGTTGCTAAACCAGATTCATTAAGGGATCTTCATTTTCCTGATTTTTTTCCAGTGCCAAGTGATAATCACTTTTATTTGCGTGTACAG GTGAAAGATGAGGGACTAGGGATAAACCCCCAAGATATTCCCAAATTGTTCACTAAATTTGCACAAAGTCAATCTTTGGCCACCAGAAATTCCAGTGGCAGTGGACTTGGGCTTGCAATTTGTAAGAG GTTTGTAAATCTTATGGAAGGACACATTTGGATTGAAAGTGAGGGACTTGGCAAGGGATGCACTGCTATCTTTGTTGTAAAACTTGGGATTCTTGAGCGCTCAAATGAATCTAAGCTTCCTTTTTTGCCAAAAATGCCACCAATTCATGGGCAAACGACTTTTGCTGGGCTTAAAGTTATTCTAATGGATGATAACGG GGTTAGCAGGACGATAACAAAAGGTCTTCTTGTGCACTTGGGGTGTGATGTGACAACTGTGAGCTCCAGCGATGAGTGTTTGCGAGTAGTTTCTCAGGATCACAATGTGGTATTTGTGGATGTGTGCATGCCTGATGGTTTTGAAGTTGCTATCCGCATACACGAAAAATTCACAAAACGTCATGAAAGGCCTTTAATAGTTGCACTTACTGCAAACACAAATAAGGTGACAAAGGAAAACTGCATGAGGGTGGGCATGGATGGTGTAATACTGAAACCTGTCTCTGTTGACAAGATGAGGGGGGTTTTATCGGATCTTTTGGAGCATCGGGTTCTTTTTGAGGCCATGTAA